Proteins from a single region of Sediminitomix flava:
- a CDS encoding subtilase family N-terminal domain-containing protein, which yields MLFTSKFKTLLLSLLLLSGVSWAQEYQDGMMRGVVRVKFKPQLAPVLSSLNTAKTNGLVKTGIQTFDATSQTLAVTGMKRVFPYSEKHDAKHRKHGLHLWYEVTYTADVAPTKAVSFYSSSNEVALVEPVLEKTLIEGEITPYEASNVALQSEEELPFNDPYLGDQWHYENTGQLEISSPEADVNLFEAWKTQAGQSNVIVSIVDGGIDPEHSDLVDNLWVNHAELNGEEGVDDDGNGYIDDIHGFNFVNNAGDITAHSHGTHVAGTVGAVNNNGIGVAGVAGGTGNGDGVRLQSSQVFTNGGSGGHAAAIVYGADNGAVISQNSWGYRQPGYYESSVLDAINYFIAEAGNYEGSPMQGGIVIFASGNDAIDDEMYPGYWPQVFTVSALGPDNRIAYYSCFGDWVDISAPGGDQSLGQNSGVLSTLPNNSYGFSQGTSMACPHVSGIAALAVSQHGGPSFTADALEVYLTSSTHNIDQYNPDFIGKLGVGYIDAALTLKKNEGAHPEEITDLVLKGAAQDFFNLTWTVPTDSDDDFPSSFQVYYHTEEITEANLSEATMVNFVNKVPAGEMIEFELEGLNSLTTYHVVVLAADRWANVSGFSNAVSGTTNRGPDINLVDESVSLSANESNGFRTTGQFTMENLDEGELKWKAMMRHKTQEYQQYAVSLNYPKTITSASSVRGGVGARLYNNQIGGELLEKVELYNFKDTLRYGDDGLGVIGNVDTTMTNSSALRFVIDRENGFNLTDVEMTLVANPEIGPAIMEIYRGEELKKENLYYAQEVVNPSADPITRAITLEEQIQFENGETIWVVFHIPAGNGYCLGVSNELAEENSTNAFMSFDLGETWEALDDIYDDKKVWSTKLFSKNDHLGEYITLTPTEGKVSSGETGTVQMEVDATELINGSYQANILVQSNDNDEAEVRLPVSIEVSGQEPELKSVDIVDFGNVFFGEQRTLIIPVTNFGYGNFSSAQVTTNDPQFEVHYLGWQWGIKARDYGYITVTYTPAEVGNDNTELRLVDNKGNTHVLRLFGVGTEPAQITLDPAIQRLEAMEVNQTATASFTITNTGAYPLQYKIPSYVQEVTEEDRHIHKFGYSYESNKEGGAIDAFIWEDITETGENITEYFWKTHPNYTYYEIDLGFDFPFYNEVVHNWNITRFGAMTIDKDGPLGNCAPPALDPLCAPKGIISLFGWELDIRKSGGTIHYKKEPGKFILQYTDVYGVDAWGPEEAATFQVALFDNGDIEFRYKDVEGMYGPERELGVIGIGDRNYEDAFVVNGDKYLIEGITNVLTHNETVFRVKHPGTRLIQSISQTEGYLNVNESEVIEVVIDTKNALEGDLYQNLVIFSNDPFNPVTNVKLEVEVNGGGEVVLATDVSSLQFGELFQGATKEMILAVNNTGNKSVEITSVAAGTNNFVVDDSYTRLLKAKTANYITVGVNTEAVASLSDMLTITTSDGQTLEVELLAEVVDAPKMAVDVENVVLTLEAGTIDTVMVTVENTGASALDIITSGVEWLYEGEEVATTMSMNSLPKFSYSYRTSKEENGPIYEWEDIIASGVRTPLSWYSNNGQFWNAIPLPFEVSLYDEPTDTLWVSWQGVVTTVKPRINPPYMDPEDFPKMSEPNSLIAPFFGIHQYEGIFSDPELSGIFHQIFDDRIVITWNECFDKFGLATNYSFQTIIYNNGVIKYQYQGEQQPMMSPPRLDLGIVGLENKDGSDGIFISGFQKYLEHEMAITFTPGNRHRIEAGESKAIPMIVDASNLNAGFNLSEFIIQNNTVDTPNFSIPVDLTVTGEAVLEAPEALDLGNIVSYLDPNDPFGFAYKRYYKEFELKNTGNDILVFNGIYVENWGAEVEYYTLMIPGGRPMPGVTPELGWTPSAPWPFILEPGQSQKMRVGIEPWDQTITAISDQLVIMGSFAEGSVSIPITATVSLAPAAVLQDEEINILANTKSHKETRELVLSNKDGQDTLRYDLSIDYQRTEVATTLFAQVSPNAISSANELELISATNTAASVYAVNEEEESYNAILEYDNAEEPTGYVGYGAEQALSVATRFVAPEEGFNLSHIKTWFRPDEKLSSDIMVYVITGNSIATGTVLTQQSYEHNIEEADEVGSYLTIELDEPQQFFPNEEFFVTVAYPLGAGRPQGSVSVDTPVSDRFYFLSGDGSWLDITSIPDLENTTWMMKAMEKTQGEQLWVSLENEVEGKIAPGDSIVLNLNFTASAAEATKNEATLMVNTNDPINPYLERAISMNINQGPTFVVEGAQSLSVNENDTLMFNVHVMDMEGDTFTYTFADDYENLEMTAQEGMISMVYAPNYEAAGNHEFVLQGEDEYGNSSEYTIAVKVMDVNRAPTAISDVYEMNMFLKNGQELLSYANLIEDLDGDELTYEYTLDGTATVNVYASSSDLLISPIRLGSAEILVTATDPDGLSVESKVMIQVTEILSSNNMEEANLKLYPVPTQDQLTLELMNTESGLITISIFDMLGIKVKELQVNKFGGKLNTSIPVSNLNSGVYILQVESEESKLSRTFIKQ from the coding sequence ATGTTATTCACAAGTAAATTTAAGACTCTACTCTTGTCCTTACTCCTCCTATCGGGAGTGTCTTGGGCACAAGAGTATCAAGACGGCATGATGAGAGGTGTCGTTAGAGTCAAGTTCAAGCCGCAGCTTGCTCCGGTTTTGAGTAGTTTGAACACAGCTAAAACAAACGGACTTGTAAAAACAGGTATTCAGACCTTTGATGCAACAAGCCAGACTTTAGCTGTAACAGGGATGAAGAGGGTATTTCCATACTCTGAAAAACATGATGCAAAACATCGTAAGCACGGATTACACCTTTGGTATGAAGTAACTTACACTGCAGATGTTGCCCCTACAAAAGCAGTAAGTTTTTATTCTTCTAGTAATGAAGTAGCTCTTGTAGAGCCTGTACTGGAAAAAACGTTGATTGAAGGAGAGATTACTCCTTATGAAGCATCAAATGTTGCTTTACAATCAGAGGAAGAATTACCATTTAATGACCCTTATCTAGGAGATCAATGGCATTATGAAAACACAGGACAGTTGGAAATAAGCTCTCCTGAGGCAGATGTCAATTTGTTTGAAGCTTGGAAAACTCAGGCAGGGCAATCAAACGTAATCGTGAGTATTGTTGATGGAGGTATTGATCCTGAGCATTCAGATTTGGTTGATAACCTTTGGGTAAACCATGCAGAGTTGAATGGAGAAGAAGGAGTTGACGATGATGGGAATGGGTATATTGATGATATTCATGGTTTTAACTTTGTAAACAATGCGGGTGATATTACAGCTCATAGCCACGGTACGCACGTAGCTGGTACAGTAGGAGCTGTAAACAATAACGGTATTGGTGTAGCTGGTGTAGCAGGTGGTACAGGAAATGGTGATGGTGTAAGACTACAATCTTCTCAAGTATTTACGAACGGAGGAAGTGGTGGACATGCAGCTGCAATTGTGTATGGAGCTGATAATGGTGCTGTTATTTCACAAAACTCTTGGGGATATAGACAACCAGGTTATTATGAAAGCAGTGTTTTAGATGCGATCAACTACTTTATTGCTGAAGCTGGTAATTACGAAGGTAGCCCAATGCAAGGTGGTATCGTGATTTTTGCTTCTGGTAATGACGCGATCGATGATGAAATGTATCCAGGTTACTGGCCTCAAGTATTTACAGTTTCTGCTTTAGGACCAGATAACCGTATTGCTTATTACTCTTGTTTTGGTGATTGGGTAGATATTTCAGCACCAGGAGGTGACCAATCTTTAGGTCAAAATTCAGGTGTATTGAGTACTTTACCGAACAACTCTTATGGTTTTAGTCAAGGTACTTCAATGGCTTGTCCTCACGTTTCAGGTATCGCTGCTTTGGCTGTATCTCAACACGGAGGTCCAAGTTTTACTGCTGATGCCTTAGAAGTATACCTAACAAGTTCTACACATAACATTGATCAGTATAACCCTGATTTTATAGGTAAATTAGGTGTTGGGTATATTGATGCTGCACTTACTTTGAAGAAAAATGAGGGTGCACATCCAGAAGAAATCACAGACCTTGTATTGAAAGGAGCTGCTCAAGACTTCTTTAATTTAACATGGACTGTTCCAACTGATTCGGATGATGATTTCCCATCAAGTTTCCAAGTGTATTATCACACGGAAGAAATTACAGAAGCTAATCTTTCAGAGGCAACAATGGTGAACTTTGTGAACAAAGTACCAGCTGGTGAAATGATTGAATTCGAATTGGAAGGCTTGAATTCATTAACTACTTACCATGTAGTAGTACTTGCAGCTGACCGTTGGGCAAATGTTTCAGGTTTCTCGAATGCAGTAAGTGGTACAACGAACCGTGGACCAGATATTAATCTTGTAGACGAAAGTGTAAGCTTAAGTGCAAACGAAAGCAATGGTTTCCGTACGACGGGACAGTTTACCATGGAAAACCTTGATGAAGGTGAATTGAAGTGGAAAGCAATGATGCGTCATAAAACGCAGGAGTACCAACAATATGCTGTTTCTCTAAATTATCCGAAAACAATTACATCAGCTTCAAGTGTAAGAGGTGGTGTAGGTGCAAGATTATATAATAATCAGATCGGAGGAGAACTTCTTGAGAAGGTAGAGTTATATAACTTCAAGGATACGCTAAGATATGGTGACGATGGTTTAGGAGTTATTGGTAATGTGGATACGACTATGACCAACTCTTCTGCATTACGTTTTGTAATTGATAGAGAGAATGGTTTTAACCTTACAGATGTTGAAATGACTTTGGTAGCAAATCCTGAAATAGGTCCTGCTATCATGGAAATTTATAGAGGGGAGGAGCTTAAGAAAGAGAACTTATATTATGCACAAGAAGTAGTAAACCCAAGTGCAGACCCTATTACAAGAGCGATTACTCTTGAAGAGCAAATTCAGTTTGAAAATGGAGAAACGATTTGGGTTGTGTTCCACATCCCGGCAGGCAATGGCTATTGTTTAGGTGTCTCTAATGAACTTGCTGAAGAGAATTCTACAAATGCATTCATGAGTTTTGATTTAGGAGAAACTTGGGAAGCATTAGATGATATCTATGATGATAAAAAAGTGTGGTCTACTAAACTTTTCAGTAAAAATGATCACCTAGGAGAGTATATTACTTTAACGCCTACTGAAGGTAAAGTTTCATCTGGAGAGACAGGAACAGTACAGATGGAGGTAGATGCAACAGAGCTTATCAATGGTTCTTATCAAGCAAATATTCTTGTACAATCAAATGACAATGATGAGGCAGAGGTACGTTTGCCAGTATCTATTGAAGTTTCTGGACAAGAGCCTGAGTTGAAAAGTGTTGATATCGTAGACTTCGGAAATGTATTTTTTGGAGAGCAACGTACGCTGATTATTCCTGTAACAAACTTTGGTTATGGTAACTTTTCTAGTGCACAAGTAACGACAAATGATCCTCAGTTCGAAGTTCATTATTTAGGATGGCAATGGGGAATCAAAGCACGTGACTATGGTTACATTACCGTGACTTATACGCCAGCAGAAGTAGGTAATGATAATACAGAGTTAAGACTAGTAGATAACAAAGGAAATACACATGTATTAAGATTATTTGGTGTAGGTACAGAGCCTGCTCAAATTACTCTTGATCCTGCTATCCAGCGTTTGGAAGCTATGGAAGTAAACCAAACAGCTACAGCGAGCTTCACGATTACAAATACAGGAGCTTATCCATTGCAGTATAAAATCCCTTCTTATGTACAAGAAGTAACAGAGGAAGACAGACATATACATAAGTTTGGTTACTCTTATGAAAGTAATAAAGAGGGTGGTGCGATTGATGCCTTCATTTGGGAAGATATCACAGAGACAGGAGAGAATATTACGGAATACTTCTGGAAAACGCATCCAAACTATACCTACTACGAAATCGACTTAGGATTTGACTTCCCATTCTACAATGAGGTTGTACATAACTGGAATATTACAAGGTTCGGAGCGATGACAATAGACAAGGACGGACCGCTAGGAAACTGTGCTCCTCCTGCGCTAGATCCGCTTTGTGCACCAAAAGGAATTATTTCACTGTTTGGCTGGGAACTTGATATTCGTAAGAGTGGTGGAACTATTCACTATAAGAAAGAGCCAGGTAAATTTATCCTTCAATATACAGATGTGTATGGTGTAGATGCGTGGGGACCTGAAGAAGCGGCTACATTCCAAGTAGCATTGTTTGATAATGGAGATATTGAATTCCGTTATAAAGATGTAGAAGGAATGTACGGACCAGAGCGTGAACTTGGTGTGATTGGTATCGGTGACCGTAATTATGAAGACGCATTTGTCGTAAATGGAGATAAATACCTTATTGAAGGAATTACTAACGTACTGACTCATAATGAGACTGTTTTCAGAGTAAAACATCCTGGAACTAGATTGATACAGAGTATTTCTCAAACAGAAGGTTACTTGAACGTTAATGAGTCTGAGGTAATTGAAGTCGTAATTGACACAAAAAATGCTTTGGAAGGTGATTTGTATCAAAACCTTGTCATTTTCAGTAACGATCCATTCAATCCTGTTACAAACGTAAAACTGGAAGTAGAAGTAAACGGTGGTGGAGAAGTTGTGTTGGCAACAGATGTATCTTCACTTCAGTTTGGAGAGTTATTCCAAGGTGCTACCAAAGAAATGATTCTTGCAGTAAATAACACAGGAAACAAATCAGTAGAAATTACTTCAGTAGCGGCAGGAACAAACAACTTTGTAGTAGATGATAGTTATACACGTTTGTTGAAAGCAAAAACAGCAAACTACATCACAGTGGGTGTAAACACAGAGGCAGTAGCTTCATTGTCAGATATGTTGACGATAACGACTTCTGATGGTCAAACTTTAGAGGTTGAACTATTGGCAGAAGTTGTAGATGCTCCAAAGATGGCTGTAGATGTAGAGAATGTGGTACTTACATTGGAAGCAGGTACTATTGACACAGTAATGGTGACTGTAGAAAATACGGGTGCTTCAGCATTAGATATCATTACGTCGGGAGTAGAGTGGTTGTACGAAGGTGAAGAAGTAGCAACTACAATGTCAATGAACTCACTTCCTAAATTCTCATATTCATACCGTACTTCTAAAGAAGAAAATGGACCTATTTATGAGTGGGAAGATATCATTGCTTCAGGAGTAAGAACGCCTTTAAGTTGGTATTCAAATAACGGACAGTTCTGGAATGCAATTCCTCTACCATTTGAAGTAAGCTTGTATGATGAGCCTACAGATACACTTTGGGTAAGTTGGCAAGGAGTGGTTACGACTGTTAAGCCTCGTATCAATCCTCCTTACATGGACCCTGAAGACTTCCCTAAGATGTCAGAGCCAAATAGTTTGATTGCTCCATTCTTCGGTATTCACCAATATGAAGGAATCTTCTCTGACCCTGAATTATCAGGTATTTTCCATCAGATTTTTGATGATCGTATTGTGATTACTTGGAACGAGTGTTTTGATAAATTCGGATTGGCAACAAACTATAGTTTCCAAACGATTATTTACAACAACGGTGTAATCAAGTATCAATACCAAGGAGAGCAACAACCGATGATGTCTCCTCCAAGATTAGATTTGGGTATTGTTGGTTTAGAAAATAAGGACGGTTCTGACGGTATCTTTATTTCTGGATTCCAAAAGTATTTGGAGCATGAAATGGCCATTACTTTTACGCCAGGCAACAGACACAGAATTGAAGCAGGAGAATCGAAGGCTATTCCAATGATTGTAGATGCTTCGAATTTGAATGCTGGATTTAATTTGAGTGAATTTATCATTCAAAACAATACAGTAGATACTCCAAACTTTAGCATTCCTGTAGATTTGACCGTGACAGGAGAAGCTGTTCTTGAAGCTCCTGAAGCGTTAGATTTAGGAAATATTGTATCTTACTTAGATCCAAATGATCCATTCGGATTTGCTTATAAGAGGTATTATAAAGAATTCGAATTGAAAAATACAGGTAATGACATTCTTGTTTTCAATGGTATTTACGTTGAGAACTGGGGTGCAGAAGTAGAGTATTATACTTTGATGATTCCTGGTGGAAGACCAATGCCTGGTGTAACTCCAGAATTAGGGTGGACGCCAAGTGCTCCTTGGCCATTTATCTTGGAGCCAGGACAAAGTCAAAAAATGAGAGTTGGTATCGAGCCTTGGGATCAGACAATAACTGCAATTAGTGATCAGTTAGTGATCATGGGATCATTCGCGGAAGGTTCTGTCTCAATTCCTATTACAGCAACAGTAAGTCTTGCGCCAGCAGCAGTCCTTCAAGATGAAGAGATCAATATTTTGGCAAATACGAAATCTCACAAAGAGACAAGAGAATTAGTATTGAGTAATAAAGATGGTCAAGATACGCTTAGATATGATCTTAGCATAGATTACCAAAGAACAGAAGTAGCTACTACATTATTTGCTCAAGTTTCTCCAAATGCAATTTCTTCAGCTAATGAATTGGAGTTGATTTCAGCTACAAATACAGCTGCAAGTGTATATGCAGTGAATGAGGAAGAGGAATCTTACAATGCTATTTTGGAGTATGACAATGCAGAAGAACCAACAGGTTATGTTGGTTATGGAGCAGAACAAGCACTTTCTGTTGCAACTCGTTTTGTAGCTCCTGAAGAAGGTTTTAATCTGTCTCATATTAAAACGTGGTTTAGACCAGATGAAAAACTCTCTTCTGATATCATGGTATATGTAATTACTGGTAATTCAATAGCTACAGGTACTGTACTTACACAGCAGAGTTACGAACATAATATAGAAGAAGCAGATGAGGTTGGTTCTTACTTGACAATAGAGTTAGACGAGCCACAACAATTCTTCCCTAACGAAGAATTCTTCGTGACAGTTGCATATCCACTAGGAGCAGGTAGACCTCAAGGTTCTGTTTCTGTTGACACACCTGTTTCAGATCGTTTCTATTTCCTTTCAGGTGATGGTTCTTGGTTGGATATAACATCTATTCCAGACCTAGAGAATACAACTTGGATGATGAAAGCAATGGAGAAAACACAAGGTGAGCAGCTTTGGGTATCGTTGGAAAATGAGGTAGAAGGAAAAATTGCTCCAGGAGATTCTATTGTTCTCAACCTTAATTTCACTGCATCTGCAGCAGAGGCAACTAAAAATGAGGCAACTTTAATGGTGAATACAAATGATCCAATAAACCCTTATTTGGAAAGAGCAATTTCAATGAATATTAATCAAGGTCCTACTTTTGTCGTTGAAGGAGCGCAATCACTTTCTGTAAATGAAAATGATACGCTTATGTTCAATGTTCATGTGATGGATATGGAAGGCGATACTTTCACTTATACATTCGCAGATGACTATGAGAATCTTGAAATGACTGCTCAAGAAGGTATGATTTCTATGGTGTATGCACCTAACTATGAGGCTGCAGGAAATCATGAATTTGTACTTCAAGGAGAAGATGAATACGGAAATAGTTCAGAATATACTATTGCAGTGAAGGTGATGGATGTCAATAGAGCTCCAACAGCAATCTCTGATGTGTATGAGATGAACATGTTCCTTAAAAATGGACAAGAATTACTTTCGTATGCTAATCTGATTGAAGATTTAGATGGAGATGAGCTTACTTATGAATATACCTTAGATGGTACAGCAACCGTAAACGTTTATGCTTCATCTTCTGATCTATTGATTAGCCCAATCAGGTTAGGTTCAGCTGAAATCTTAGTGACGGCAACAGATCCTGATGGTTTGAGTGTTGAGTCTAAGGTGATGATTCAAGTAACTGAAATTCTTTCATCAAATAATATGGAAGAAGCAAACTTGAAGTTGTACCCAGTACCAACTCAAGATCAACTAACTCTTGAGTTGATGAACACTGAAAGTGGTCTGATAACAATTTCAATCTTTGATATGTTGGGTATTAAAGTGAAAGAACTTCAAGTAAACAAGTTTGGAGGGAAATTGAACACTTCAATCCCTGTTTCGAATCTAAATTCTGGAGTCTACATTTTACAAGTAGAATCGGAGGAGTCTAAATTGAGTCGAACATTTATTAAGCAGTAA